Within the Halarcobacter mediterraneus genome, the region TAGAAAGAATAGTTTTCCCCTGATTTGATGAAACAGCAGAAATAAGAATAGAATTCACTTTTACCTCTATATTATTTTTTTTAGCTATAATTCAGCTATGAAAAATCTTAGAGGTTATAATAAACGATACTTTAAATTGTCAACAATTGCGATGTTCTCGACAATTAATAAGTTATCTAAAATTGAAATCAATATGTTATACCATAAGAAAGCTTACGAAAACGAAATAAACTCTTTAGACCCTCCCTTATTTTTTAAATTTTAATAAATATTAAATTTCTATACTTAATGCATAGAAAAATTTACAAAAATTAGGAAATAAAATGCATATTAGTGAAGGGGTTTTATCCACTCCAGTAATAGTCTCATCCTCTATAGTCTTGATACCTTTAATTATTAATAGTATAAGAAAAATAGATTATGAAGATATATCAAAAGTTGCACTTGTTAGTGCATTGTTTTTTGTTGTTTCAACTATACATTTGCCCATTGGTGTAACAAGTATCCATTTTATGATGTTAGGTATTATCGGTATGCTATTAGGATGGCATAGCTTTACAGCCCTACTTATTGCTTTGTTATTACAAGCTTTATTAATTGGTTTTGGAGGTCTTAGTTCCTTAGCCGTAAATACTTTAAATACAGGAGTTGGGGCATTAGTAGCTTATTATCTTTTTAAATATTTAAATAATAAATTACCTTTTGTTTTAATGTCTTTTATTGTTGGTTTTGTTCCAATAATTATTACTTCTTTTGGAATAGCAGTTGCTTTAATGTTTAGTAATGAAGAGTTTTTTACTGTTGCAAAAGTTGCAGTTATAGCACACCTTCCCCTTGCTTTGATTGAAGGACTTATTATGATTTTTTTATTTAAAACTTTAAAAAAATATCAAATAAAAGGACTTAACTTATGATTATAAAAATATTGATTGCTTTATTTCTTCCTCTTTTTTTATGGGCACACTCTTTAAGTGCTACAGCAGCTTATGAAGATGGAGAATTATTCATTGAAGCATACTTTAGTGATGGTTCTCCTTGTCATAAATGTTCTTTTACTTTAAAAAAGAGTAATGAAATAATTTACTCAGGAAAGCTTGATGATAAAGGCTTTATAGAAGAAAAAGTTCAATTAAAAGCACCTTTTACTATTTATGTAGATGGTGGAATGGGGCATCAAGGTGTTGTGTCTATTGAAGCTTTAGAAGAAGATCTTACAGAAAATGAAATTATAGAAAATAATGAAACAAAACAATTTACTTCAATTGATGAAGCAACAATTAGAAGTATTGTAAGAGGTGAATTAAATAAACAAAACACAAAAATAGAAGCAATGATTGAAAAAAATAAATCAACTTTAGAAAAGATGTTAGTAGGGCTAGGATATATTTTAGGAATTTTTGGTATATGGCAACTTTTTGTAAGAAAAAAACAATAGATTATTCTATTGCTTTTATTTCTTTGTTTTTTTACAGTTTTTTTATTGCTACAGCAAAGGAATTATCTATTTTATGGATAATTCCTATTTTTGTACAAGCTTTACTTTTAAGAGTTGATATCTTAGCTATTTTAAAAAAACTTTTAAAAGTAAATCTTTTTATTGTTT harbors:
- a CDS encoding CbiM family transporter; this translates as MHISEGVLSTPVIVSSSIVLIPLIINSIRKIDYEDISKVALVSALFFVVSTIHLPIGVTSIHFMMLGIIGMLLGWHSFTALLIALLLQALLIGFGGLSSLAVNTLNTGVGALVAYYLFKYLNNKLPFVLMSFIVGFVPIIITSFGIAVALMFSNEEFFTVAKVAVIAHLPLALIEGLIMIFLFKTLKKYQIKGLNL